In Mycolicibacterium alvei, a single window of DNA contains:
- a CDS encoding restriction endonuclease subunit S — protein MSRIDDLIAKRCPNGVEFVRLGDVVRIRNGRDYKSLGVGDVPVYGTGGVMTYVDTAAYAEPSVLIPRKGSLDKLYYVDVPFWTVDTIFYTEIGEQVVPKFLYYYLLTQHLDEMNQAGGVPSLTQTMLNPLPIPLPPIEVQQEIVRVLDTFQRLEAELEAELEARRRQHAHYSSTLLTFGSDVPLVPMRELCKISRGRVISRDYLRDNEGPYPVYSSQTQNHGIFGFIDSYDYDFESITWTTDGANAGSVFFHTDEKFSITNVCGLLRVVDQTIVSTRYIYYQLAKRAKAYVSAGMGNPKLMAGPMGTIEIPVPPLEEQDRIVSIIDKFDLLVNDTAVGIVAELNARRKQYEYYRDRLLTFEELVA, from the coding sequence GTGAGCCGGATTGACGATTTGATCGCCAAACGTTGTCCGAATGGGGTTGAGTTCGTTCGATTGGGCGACGTCGTACGCATTCGCAACGGGCGCGACTATAAGTCCCTTGGCGTGGGTGATGTACCGGTCTATGGGACAGGCGGCGTCATGACGTACGTCGACACGGCCGCGTATGCCGAGCCGTCAGTGTTGATTCCGCGCAAGGGGTCTTTAGACAAGCTCTACTACGTGGACGTTCCCTTCTGGACGGTCGATACGATCTTCTATACGGAGATCGGTGAGCAAGTAGTACCGAAATTCCTCTACTACTACCTTCTTACGCAACACCTCGACGAAATGAACCAGGCTGGCGGGGTTCCAAGCCTCACCCAAACCATGTTGAACCCTTTGCCGATACCCCTACCGCCTATCGAAGTGCAGCAGGAAATTGTCCGTGTGCTTGACACGTTCCAGCGTCTGGAGGCGGAGCTAGAGGCGGAGCTAGAGGCTCGGCGACGTCAGCATGCTCACTACTCCAGTACTCTCTTGACGTTCGGTAGCGATGTGCCGCTGGTCCCGATGCGGGAACTCTGTAAGATATCTCGTGGCCGAGTTATCTCGCGAGACTATTTGCGGGATAACGAAGGGCCTTATCCGGTGTACTCGTCTCAAACGCAGAATCACGGCATCTTTGGCTTCATCGATTCCTACGATTACGACTTCGAGTCAATTACGTGGACGACGGATGGGGCCAATGCGGGCTCAGTTTTCTTCCACACGGACGAGAAGTTCAGTATCACCAACGTCTGCGGGCTACTGCGTGTTGTAGATCAGACGATTGTGTCAACGCGGTACATCTACTACCAACTTGCAAAGCGTGCGAAAGCCTATGTCAGCGCAGGAATGGGCAACCCTAAGCTGATGGCTGGGCCGATGGGCACGATTGAGATCCCTGTTCCGCCACTTGAGGAGCAAGACCGCATCGTCTCCATCATCGACAAGTTTGATCTGCTAGTGAACGACACGGCGGTCGGCATTGTGGCCGAGCTCAACGCCCGTCGTAAGCAGTACGAGTACTACCGAGACCGCCTGCTGACCTTCGAGGAGTTGGTCGCATGA